Genomic segment of Mercurialis annua linkage group LG6, ddMerAnnu1.2, whole genome shotgun sequence:
AGTTCTGTAATCCTCGAGAATGAACTCTCAGGCATAaaggtttttaaattaatttaacctttttctaaaactgtgaaaattaaaataaaattttaataagtttgaTTCAAATCGAAAGATGACACGAGATTTTAAATTCTCTACGTCACTGACTCTAGTGTCTCTATCTGACGCCAGCTTCACATGACGTTTGGTGCAATCCACATAAGGATTGGCACAAATTCAACTAAAATAGgaatacaattaaaaaagatttttaAAAGATCAAATTACTATGAAGTCCCTACatatgtcatatttacaatttgttacctcttatttgaaaatcaaaagatttgaTACTTTACTTTCATTTCCGTTAacaattaagaatttttgttagttccattaacaatttggtattcacttttaaacgatttattacctcactttcaattacgttaataatttgatacctcattttcaaacgatttgatatctcaattttaattttgttaacgaGTTGTTAtccaaatttaacataaaattgtaattatttgCATAATTAAAAATGTGGCaccaaatcatttgattttcaaataacaTATAGCGAACTAtgaattatgacatatgtgAAGAGTGTCAcagtaatttgctctttttaaaattggaacAAAATTGTAAGAATTCAAAAAGCTCGATTGTAACTAAAGAACTGCaaaaagatttgatttttttttgagaaatttatttAGTCATTACGCTAatcttaaaatcaaaattatagcATCCTCTCCTAAAAGGGGAAAAAAATTGGAGAGCCTGTATCCAATTCACAAGTATCCCCAGACCTGGTTAGAATCATATATGCAAATAATAAAGACAAGAAAATAACCATTTCAGAAATTAATGAAATCTTGGATAGGACAGAATTCTAACCATCAAAGCAGGGTGATACCATTTCATATAATTAGAGCACCAAACACATCATTTCCATGCCAAATTTTGTTTCAATAAGTTGAAAATTCATGGAGCAATGCTTTCATTCTATGCAAGACTTTGCCAAACTAGAAAAGAAGATAGAGTTTAGACATCCGCACTGAATTTTGAGATATCCTTACTCATCAATTCTGTAGAGTTGGATAAAATGGTATTCAGATATGAAGCATGTAGCAGTCGAATTGAGTAACACTCGATTATTTCTCGGaataccaaattttaaaaaaattgcatgATTTCAGGTTTTCCGtcatttctattaaaaaaaggcttaatggctaagaagaaaaaaaccaaaccttaaTTTTTGTCATAATAGACAAATTGCATATTTTTTTTGCAAGCCAAACTTGGATATTTTTTGTTGCAAGTTTGGCTACCAATTTGcctattattgcaacaaagatatgtaatttggctattattacaaaaattaaaaggtttgatttaaattgcaacaaatcgtaaaaatttggctttttCACCATTAGGCCTAAAAAGAACAGTACAGGTTTTAAATTTGTAGAATTGCAAAAGTAATATTCAATAACTAACTTTAAATCTATTATACATAatgttttcaaataaaaatataaatataaaatttacaataaaGTTTATATCCCTTATATTTAAGAATGAATACTACCTCATTTGAGTAGAGTCGCCAGATGTAGCATATCCATTGCCATCCCAACATCTATCAAATAAACAGAGGAAAAACCAGGGTCTACTGAATACATAAACAAGACCAAGAATGAATTCTTTATCATACAAGTATAAATGACCCTGTCAAGATAAAGAGTATAACTCTTTCAGAGTTCGTGCTATATAATCGCTCTTCTTCAATTAGATTACATCAGGCGGGTTTctattttcaaaacaaatcaatgtAAACAATCACCACATCATAAAACCAGGTATGGCATATCATGTATCCCTTTCAAATTCTTTTCGGCATTTGAAGAAGAGCAATAAGAAATAGAACTCACACTGAATCGTTCCTATACAATCCCTGTAGATATGCTTGAAGTTGCATTGATTTTCAGTGAATGCTCGGGAATGTACGTTAGACCTGTCCAACCAGTAAATAATACTTGTAAGAACTTGTTAGGTTGGTTATGAGTTATCAGATAACGTGTAAAAgaagtaaaacaaaaaataagaaatatgcGCAGAGTACTTGTAACTTGTATCCATTGGAACAGCATAAACAGCATAATATAAGATATAAGATCAAGCACTTATATTTGCCTGTGGCAAAGAAAACAACAGATGTGGCTAGTCAAAATACTGACAGTCAGATAACAAGATTGGGGGATTCTTGCGTGCAATACCAAACCATGCAAAATTATCGCAAGTTATGGGCTTTACAATAATATAAGCAAGATAGTTTGCATCTGCACCAATGCTGATAGACCGCAATAATCAAAAATGCGTGTAACTTATCATTGGCCATAAATATGTATAACTTCCAGGTTAAAGAATAAGGTGCTGATGATTCATATCATTTTGGCACTTCAAACTGATTTTGTAGCCAGGTTATGTCATTGAAACTAACCACTAATGTGGAGTTTCATTTAAGAGTTCCATCACAAGTAGAACTACCCTAGTTAACAACCCATAAATCATTACTCAACCTCTTTATATGTATGCTCGCATCCAACACAACGAGAAGTATGGTAAATCCATGGGTCAACTGAAGTAACAATTAAATTCACTTGATACTTACAGCATGCAATCTCAATTTGAGTCTATTGGCACAAAATTATCCAAACAAACGTTTTTTTATGAGATACACCATGATGCCTGTGTCTAATGGCAAGGGGAATAGCAAGCTTAAATATTTCAAGgattcataagaaataaagaaaaggcTCGTATTTGAGCATAAAAGGAGAAGGCGCCCAGTTAATATTGATAAAGTCCATATTAAGAAGAAATCAGAAAATGGATGCAAAAATACATACCTTTATCCTTGACATCAATCTGTAACGTGTCCAGAGTAATTATGCCATCAGTCAAGGGAAGTAGCTCAAGCTTGATGGTAGCTGTTGATTGAGCAGGAACACATCTGATCCAACCATACTTTCATTGTCATTTCTGACGACAGAAACCAGAAACAGGAAGAagtaaaaaaaaggaaaaacagaaaTGATGCTTTACCCTAAGGGGACTCGACTCTGCAGCCATAGATGCGTGCAACCTAGACCATCACTTGGAACAACATCAGATATGGGGGAAGATTGTTCATTAAAGGAATGGGAGTGAACTCCCCCTTTACCCGTCTGTTTAGGTTTCTCTGAAGGAGGCATAGAACTCAGTCTTTTAATTGCAGTACCATGTCTTTCCCCACCTATTCTGCTTGAAGAATCAGACAAACGAACAAATGGATTCATTGGTGTTGTTGGTGAGCTCAAGGACCCCACTGAAGGAGGAGAAGTAAATGAGGCAGGTGCAAGAACCGTCATAGTAAGATCTTCAGATGTCAAATTTGATGCCTGAAGGGTTAAGACCTGGCAATTTCAATATGGAAATTTTAACCCTGATTAAAGAAACTGAATGGCTAAAATGAAAGGACATGAGACAATGATGGAAAACCAGAATGAGGTAAACCTGAACTGGAAGCTGAGAAGCTCTTTCGCTCGATCCAGAAGATTGTCCCGACATTTCAGATGCAACAGAGATCAAAAGATCCCTTGAGATACGTGGTCGCCAACTAGTTGTCCGCTTGAAAAATAACCTTGACTCTTCATTTAATACAgaaaatataacaataaaatgAGAATGGCAAGAAGTTAATCATATTAGGTATGATGAACTAAATACAGAATTGGATGATTACCCGTATAGTTGCATCGGCAGGATACCATTATTGCATACTTATCAGTATCCAAACCATTCCTCCTTCCTTCAATGGGACTGGGTGTGAGGCGCAAACTTGATGATGGAGAAACTTTTTCAGCATGAACTTTTACATTTTGCTGCATAGAGCATGCTGGTTTAAGAATAAAAGAGTGCTCTTCACCTCTCCTGCCATGTGGAATTCATAATCAGCTGATGATAGATAATACCTCTTGCAGAGCAAAAAGCTTTTAGATGtataagagaaaattatgttCATAGAATCccagtctaaaaataaaatcgaaaaattcataaaattgtcaTAAATCATAAAGGTAATATTCATCCATCATACTGCTAAAGTAATATACTTTCTGCTTAGatatttgttgttttgttttcatctattaaaaagaaaatgacaTATAGCATAACCATACACCTAGTTGTTTTGTcagacatttaaaaaaattaaatgcatAGTGTTTCTAGAAGACATCTAAGCATCGAAAGGTTGGCTTAGCAGTAGGACAGGTTAGTAAAGGCAGGCtcacatttaaattttaagaagCCACAATCAACACATAGAAATGCAGCATTTGTCCACAGAACTAAACTGTGAATTGGCAGCAAATCCAATTGCAACACACCATTAGAAAGTATAGGAATAGGCTTTTGCACAGTCCTAGAATCAATGAAGACAACAGATGAGCATCACAGCCACAGCTTCACTACAAACATAATCCTAATGCACACATGCCGAGTAAACTTAATTATTTCTCAAGAATGAAGCAAAGGAAATGTTCCAGTGAACGACAGTTACATACCAAAAAGTCCTTACCTTGAACTTAATAAGGCTAGGTATGTTGGGATTACCTAAACACGCAGCATCAGTGTgtgcaaaatattaaaaaaaacagtaaaCAGCCACCACCAACAACTAGACAACTGCTTTAACGGGACAATATTCAGTTACAACCAATTAATGAATGTACAGCACCTAGAGCAAACAATAACCTGAGGGGTAGATTTGGCAAAGAGTGGTCATTTCCAGCTTCAATGCAAGCAATTGGCAATGATGAAGGTGATACACTTTTCGAAGCCTCCTCAAATACGATTGTTATAGCATCTATGTATACAACTATATCTGGATTACTTTCTGGAGAAACATTCTGCAAAAAAGAAGGAATTGAGAAATGTTGAAATCAGTCCAATAAGCAACTAGACTGACGAGCTATATCATGTGATATTCAGATAAAAGAGAGTAACGATGCAACAAATATATTTGAAGGCAGTCCAATAAGCACCTTTATCTGAACACAGAGAAGGTCGTCGGTATTGCAGTCTGCAGCAAATGAATGAATTTCTACCAGTTGAACAATTTTAAGTTTCCTTCTCCATCTTCGTCCTGGAATATAGATGCCTTCTAGCCCACAACGAACAGAAAATCTTTCTCGCTCTAATGATACACCTCGAAAAGATAAAAGACCTTCACCCCCAGATTTTTGACCTTTCCAGAACTTCTGAGATGAGTACTGATTCCAGTCTCCAAGGTCAAAGCTAGGCTTAGAACTTTGGGTTTTAACAGGTTGAGGAGATGATGTAGTATTTTGAGGCAATGATGACATGGAGTAACTTCTGAAATGAGAGAATAGCTGAGAACTGGAAGGAGAAGGCTTGTGGGAAGAGGCAACTATTCCTGAACCAGAACCTAAACGAGTAGGAGATAGAGAACGAGCTGGAGGAGGAAGAGTGTTATCCAAAGGAAGCAGCCATTTTAACAACTCACCACATGGATCATAATGCATGCCATTTATGTTGTCTTGATTCTCAGGAGACAAATTTTTTTCCTGATATTTCTCAAATTGAAGAATCTCAATGATAGGATCTCTCAAAATATTAACACCAATATTAACTTGTAAAAGCACCTGCATCCTTCCAAATATAGAAATGGAAAGAAAATCAGTAGTCTGACTACTTAAAATAAACATAGTGATAGCATCATACTgtcataaaatataaagtagGAAGTGAATTGCCTGCTATATCAATGACATCTTATTCCATAGCTTATGAAATTGTATCACTTAAATTTACATGCAATTTATTGCATGATTTCGTACTAATGCatagaaattttttaattttcataatatCCAGAAGCCCACCAAAAAGGTAACGAAGTTGTATGTCACCTCTTagtaaattagtaaaaaaactGCATAATGCATGAAGCAAATGAAGGTACTCGTGACTTACAGATTTGAGTTTCTACTCGAAAAACATTAAGCATAATAGGATATTTCTTAGCAACTTTCTAGATGCAAAAAGAACACGCAACCTAAATCCATTCACAAAGTCTTGATTTTAGCTTCTTAAGCATTAGAAACCAAACCATTCATGCaacttaattataaaaagagCAGGTCTAGAGAGGatgttttaattagtttaacaAAAGAATACTGTCATTATTAGAATCAAAAATATCCTTAGACAGTAATTACAGATAAAGAGGACAAAACAATTTTGTCTAAAACAATAACAAAGCTGAAATATATGTAACATATCAGTTGTTCGTAGAAATGTTTTCAAGCAACTAATAGACAAGACAGAATAGAAAGCCAATAGGTGGAGTTGTATTAGCGCAATTCAACTTTCCACACATTTCTGATGATGAGAATATGTGTACTTTTATGTGGATATTGAGAAAACAAAACGTGGAAAAAGTGGGACTAGAACTTGCGTAGTTCAATTATAAAACACCTAGTTTAAAAAACCATGAATGACCAATTCTGATATTCATTGCCCATGTCCCAACATATAAGGCAGAAACTTCAAGCACAACTAAATGGCTTATATTTGTATGTACGGCAGaaaccgaaaaaaccaaaaTCCTTAGAGTAGCTATCAATGCAAGACCTCTATAAAATACAAAAGTGAAGGCTGgacatttttcttgaaaatcAATCATAACAGAATGATCAAAAGTGGAGAATGTAGACGTTATCAGTCACATACCACTATGTCTCCATTAGGAAGAGAGAAACAATTGACAGAATTCCTTGCTGCTCCACCAGAAACATTGGCATCAAAATTTCCTCTATCAATAAGAGCAACAATTCGGGACATGTCATCTGCAGTGGAGTTCTGACCATCCATCTCAGAAGATTTGGAATCAAAACTACCTCTTTTTGACCAAAGTGGCTCCCCTGCATCGGCAATCCTAACAAAAAAGTGAGAGTTTCTAAATCTTTGCAATAATGTTTCAGTTTGTCTTTTATGATCTTCCATTCTGAGGAAAGATTCACTGGCAGATATATCTTTTTGTGAATCAATCTCTGGTTTTAATGGCGTACTTCCATTTTGATCTACAAATTGGCCATCTGAGCTCACTTCGCCTTCGCCTTCTCCTGATCCCAAATCTTTTTCATCCCTCACCTTCCCATTTTGTTTCTCAGGGCTTTGTCCAATGCCATTTTTAGACATCACAGCAGCAACTTTAAATGGAGTAATAATTTCTGTAACCTGCTTACATGCTGACAAGCATGCCAGGATATGAACCTGCTCACCTGAAATAGAAATAGAGTTCAGGTAAATTGATCACAAGGTCTCTGGCATGCATAATAATTGATGCATGTCAGAACTGGATCAACCAAGAGATTACAAAAGATAGGCACCAGGAAAAACAAATGATCGATCCAGGGAGCGTAATGAATGTATATCTGGTACATTATTCCAACCATCAGGAAGTTCCCCTACaaaaaatgtttcaaatgtAAAATACTGCATTAAACATACATGAAGACATTCAAATAGCGCATAACAAACATAAGACAACATATACAAAAGTGAAATAAAATAGTTGCGTGCAAATGTATTAGATATAGAACTAATGTGAAGAACAAATCCAATTTGAATGAAGATGTCAGAATAATTACTTTCACGAGTGATATTGAGGAACAAGGGCCCTTTGACCATTACATGGTAGGGATGATGACTATAGTaagtataaaaatttataataacagTTTGCATTGTTTGATCATATAACTATTTCAGAAGAGTGAAACTTTTGAACAAGGGCACTTTGACCAACACATGGTAGGGGTGATGACTACAATAAGTTTAACAGTTCAATAAAACTGCTCATAACAGTTTGTATTTGCTTGATTATATGACTAATTCAGATGATAAATACTTGTGTTCCAAGAGTGAACCAATAAATAGAACCCCAACAATATTACTATGAATATTCTTTAAATAGAGGAAGGCTCTAAACATCTTTATGATGGTGCCATCCTTTTGGATAATGTAGAGGAGAGGTCACAAATGGAAACATGAACCAACCAAAATGTACTCTACCCAGATCGTGGCTAAGCTGAAAATTCTAGCACACTTCCTTACTTGATGAAAAAACACCAAACCAATCACAGAGAACTCCATAATTTTGTTGGGTTGACTACCTAGATGCACCATAATTAGTGAACCAAATTGACAAGTTGACAGGAATTCATTGGGGATATTCACAAAGCACAAACATAAATTTTACAGAAACCTAGCAGAAAATGATTGTGAATCTCACTAgtaattttcttaatataagAAGTAAATTGACAATAACAAACCACAAAATAGGTAAGAGATGGACACTTTTGGCTAGACAATAAGAATATCAATCACACATTAAAAGGCATTCTCATGGTGAGAACACTTTTTGATGGTTAATTGAGCATCCAAATATTAATTTCGGACAATCATTCCCTAAGCATAACATGATGACTGCCTATGCATAGGATCATAGAAGCTACTTATTCAATAAACTCAAAGAAGCAAACATCAAGAGCGGAGGATCATACCATGTGGAATAGTAATCCACCCTTCTTCTTCGGAAACATCAGAGTGATTCTCCATAGCAAAAGACTCATTTTGTGCACTCACGCCAGGGGCAGCAGGCGTACCATTCTCACCTTCATTGGTAGAAGATCCCTGCGCAGTCCCGTCATGGAGAGTTGCAACAGGAGACGGCGACTGTGGAAATGAATCTTCAGCTATAAGGCCTTCTAGAGTTGCTGTTGGCTTAGCGGAAGCGTACCGCGAGTCCATTTGAAGTTCATGTATAGGAGGAAGACCATGTTCCGTTGGAACTACACTGTGTGTAGTAGCATTAGCAGTATACCTTTGTAGAAAATTCATTATTACAAGTAGCTGCatacaaattacaaaaatgaaACAAACTATCAAATGAAACTCCAAACAAATTGGAAATGAAAATGGCAAGAGATCAAACACAAAAGcgtaaatgaaaatgaaatgcgTTATAATTAACCAAATGAGTGAAATTTTGAGTGACTATTGAAGCTATTGaaaggaaaatgaaaatctAGAAGATATGCAGAATCTAATGATCATATTAATTGAGAGTGATCGGAAGTGATAATTACCTGATCGGAAATTGGCCTGAAAACTGAGAGAGATCCACTTCTCTCAGCGCAGAGACAGAGATGGTGCAGAAGAGCTTTTCGGGCCTCAAAACTTCTCTCTTTTTCTACTGAATTCTGAACTAGGCCTTATCTTCTTGGGCCTATTAATTCCTACATAACCCTGCTACAACAAGAAAAAGGGGTTTTTAGACTATAGTACCCTCACAGTGGCAAAATAATATCATCGGTACCTATTGACTAAAACCTATTGAAATATAAGTTTGACTAAaatttattgcaaaaataaaatttatgttttgaaaaatatgattCCTCCTAGCTAAGTAAACTGAACACGCTACCAGAGGAGATTGTTGCCTAGCCACCATCTTGTGCGGCGGAAGCATCTGGCCGTCACCTTCATCCTCGTCCTCATCTATCTCATCAAACTCCTTATGCTTCCTACTGTGAAGACGCCGTTTGAGATGTTGCCGCGAAGATGCAGTGGAGGAAGGAGGGCTGTTGTGGAGGTGATTTTGGTTGTGGAGGTGATTTTAGTCCAGCGGAATATGTCGAAGGTGAGATCGAGGTCTGATTGTGCTCGGAGGGCAATGTTGACGTCGGCTGAGTGAAGCCTGGTTTGAGAGTTTGGGTCCAGGTTTCGAATTGGGTTTCGAGTGGGGTTTTGGTTCGGGTTCTGATTGGGAGGTTAGGAGAGTGTTCTACTGGGGAGAGTTGGGGGTTTTGGGTGGTGGGTGAAGAGGAGATAAAGCGGAGACAGATTGGTGAAGGTGGTGAACGGAGACGTTTTGAGTTGTTGAGAGTGGAAGTGAGCAAGCGACGCAAGGTTCTGGTTTGAGATTTTGAATCTTGTTTTTTCCGAATGATTCTTTGGTGTACTTGGAGATACACTAACTCTGACCTGCTAGTGGTAAGCTGCTACTGATTTGCAGGCTTGTGTTTTCCGACACTGCTATTTGAAAGATTTTACATGGGCAAGGTGGAGAAGCAAATTTAGGCTCTATCTGGGTGATTCACTGCATCTTGTTAGATTACACTATCATTACCATACCATGCCTGATAAGGGATATAATTGCTTGAACCAACCATAGCTTTTGGCTAGTTATTGTAAAATCATGATTTTGCTGAAAACATTGTGTGTATTGCTGATTTATCCACGATTAATTTTAATCCCTTCTCAAAACCTTTTTTTTCCTAAACTTGTTGTTTAGTCTTTTTTTCCCCAAAAAATGTAATGAAAATTAAATGtacatttttttagaaaaattaagatGAATGGGTGCTGTATGGAAAATGTACTTGATAGactaacaaaataataatctatcTCCATCCCATTTTATTTGTTACTTTTCTATTTTCACACATCAAGAATATATCAAATTAGGTCAATGCCCGCACGTTGCGCGGATAATATTAACGACTTTCAATACAAAATGAGTAACGAACTTTCAATACAAAGTGAGTAAGTCTTGCCACAAGGAATACATAATTAAATAGCAAGGAGATCAAAGGGAAAGGCATTAGAACAAAATGATGTTTGTTAATAGGTTATTAAAGGATTACTAATGGTGTACCTTTGGTAACTATTTGTTAATAGGTTACAAATACTAACACTGTAAATTTTGTTAATAGATTACTAAATTGTTACCAATGGTAAATCAACAGGTAATTCATATTCTCACTGTAAGTTTGTTAATAGattattaaaatgttaccaatAGTATACCAGTATGTTTTCTATGATTTCACAATAAATTACTAATGGATTAACAGTAGGTAATATATACACTCAATGTAAGCTTACTAATGATATACTAAACAGTTACTAGTGATATAACAATATGTTACGATTACTTTCACAATAAATTTGATAATAGATTTACTATAATTTCTAAATGGTTACCCATtagtaacaaaataaataatccaccaacaataaaaatacattttatactCAAATTTGACCAACAAAACTTATTTTAcccaaaattcaaatattctaaTAGTTTACCTAAAAGTTTACCAATATTACTATTGATT
This window contains:
- the LOC126687200 gene encoding uncharacterized protein LOC126687200; protein product: MNFLQRYTANATTHSVVPTEHGLPPIHELQMDSRYASAKPTATLEGLIAEDSFPQSPSPVATLHDGTAQGSSTNEGENGTPAAPGVSAQNESFAMENHSDVSEEEGWITIPHGELPDGWNNVPDIHSLRSLDRSFVFPGEQVHILACLSACKQVTEIITPFKVAAVMSKNGIGQSPEKQNGKVRDEKDLGSGEGEGEVSSDGQFVDQNGSTPLKPEIDSQKDISASESFLRMEDHKRQTETLLQRFRNSHFFVRIADAGEPLWSKRGSFDSKSSEMDGQNSTADDMSRIVALIDRGNFDANVSGGAARNSVNCFSLPNGDIVVLLQVNIGVNILRDPIIEILQFEKYQEKNLSPENQDNINGMHYDPCGELLKWLLPLDNTLPPPARSLSPTRLGSGSGIVASSHKPSPSSSQLFSHFRSYSMSSLPQNTTSSPQPVKTQSSKPSFDLGDWNQYSSQKFWKGQKSGGEGLLSFRGVSLERERFSVRCGLEGIYIPGRRWRRKLKIVQLVEIHSFAADCNTDDLLCVQIKNVSPESNPDIVVYIDAITIVFEEASKSVSPSSLPIACIEAGNDHSLPNLPLRRGEEHSFILKPACSMQQNVKVHAEKVSPSSSLRLTPSPIEGRRNGLDTDKYAIMVSCRCNYTESRLFFKRTTSWRPRISRDLLISVASEMSGQSSGSSERASQLPVQVLTLQASNLTSEDLTMTVLAPASFTSPPSVGSLSSPTTPMNPFVRLSDSSSRIGGERHGTAIKRLSSMPPSEKPKQTGKGGVHSHSFNEQSSPISDVVPSDGLGCTHLWLQSRVPLGCVPAQSTATIKLELLPLTDGIITLDTLQIDVKDKGLTYIPEHSLKINATSSISTGIV